In a genomic window of Tissierella sp. Yu-01:
- the hutH gene encoding histidine ammonia-lyase, which produces MDHILIDGNSLTLEKFIDVTRNNKIVKLTSDSIEKVNKARALVDRYVEENKVVYGLTTGFGKFSDVSITGDQTKALQRNLIISHACGVGNPLDEEIVRGIMLLRANALAKGFSGIRLSTLNTLIDMLNKGVHPIVPEKGSLGSSGDLAPLAHMVLVMIGEGEAIYKGVRMPGKEAMAKAGIEPVELTSKEGLALINGTQVMTSVGAHTVYDAINLSKTADIASSLTAEALNGITDAYDEKVHLVRGQVGQIDTAKNLLNILEDSKNTTRQGELRVQDAYALRCVPQIHGASKDCFKFVKEKVEIELNAATDNPLIFVDEEQVISGGNFHGQPMALPFDFLGIGLSELANISERRLERLVNPALSNGLPAFLTENGGVNSGYMIVQYAAAALVSENKVLAHPASVDSIPSSANQEDHVSMGTIAARKAREILGNARKVIAMEIMAACQGIDIRGDKGLGAGSAEAYKIVREKVSKVEEDRIMYLDINTCEDIVKSNVLVEKVEEKIGTLL; this is translated from the coding sequence TAGATAGATATGTTGAAGAAAATAAAGTAGTTTATGGATTGACTACTGGCTTTGGTAAATTTAGTGATGTAAGTATTACTGGAGATCAAACTAAAGCACTTCAAAGAAACTTAATTATTAGCCACGCTTGTGGAGTAGGAAATCCATTAGATGAAGAAATAGTAAGAGGAATCATGCTTTTAAGAGCAAATGCTTTAGCAAAGGGATTTTCAGGAATTAGATTATCAACCTTGAATACCTTAATTGATATGCTTAATAAGGGCGTTCATCCTATAGTTCCAGAAAAAGGTTCATTAGGTTCTAGTGGAGATTTAGCACCTTTAGCTCATATGGTTCTAGTAATGATAGGCGAAGGTGAAGCTATTTACAAAGGAGTTAGAATGCCTGGTAAGGAAGCTATGGCTAAGGCTGGTATAGAGCCAGTTGAGTTAACTTCAAAAGAAGGCTTGGCGCTAATAAATGGTACTCAGGTTATGACTTCAGTTGGAGCTCATACCGTATATGATGCAATTAATTTAAGTAAAACAGCTGATATAGCATCTTCATTGACTGCTGAAGCTTTAAATGGTATAACAGATGCATATGATGAAAAAGTTCATCTAGTAAGAGGTCAAGTAGGACAGATAGATACTGCGAAGAATCTTTTAAATATCTTAGAAGATAGTAAAAATACAACAAGACAAGGTGAGTTGAGAGTACAAGATGCATATGCTCTAAGATGTGTACCTCAAATCCATGGTGCATCAAAGGACTGCTTTAAATTTGTAAAGGAAAAGGTTGAAATTGAATTAAATGCAGCTACTGACAATCCATTGATTTTTGTGGATGAAGAACAAGTAATATCAGGTGGAAACTTCCATGGTCAACCAATGGCGTTACCATTTGACTTCTTAGGCATAGGATTATCTGAACTTGCAAATATCTCTGAGAGAAGATTAGAAAGATTAGTAAATCCTGCATTAAGTAATGGATTGCCAGCATTCTTAACTGAAAATGGTGGAGTTAATTCAGGTTATATGATTGTACAATATGCTGCAGCAGCATTAGTTTCAGAAAACAAGGTATTAGCACATCCTGCAAGTGTTGATTCAATTCCTTCATCAGCTAACCAAGAAGATCATGTATCAATGGGAACAATTGCTGCAAGAAAGGCAAGAGAAATATTAGGAAACGCTAGAAAAGTAATAGCTATGGAAATAATGGCTGCTTGCCAAGGTATTGATATAAGAGGAGATAAAGGTTTAGGTGCTGGTTCAGCTGAAGCATATAAAATTGTAAGAGAAAAAGTAAGCAAAGTAGAAGAAGACAGAATTATGTATTTAGATATTAATACTTGTGAAGATATTGTTAAATCTAACGTATTAGTAGAAAAGGTAGAAGAGAAAATAGGAACATTATTATAA